In the genome of Acidobacteriota bacterium, one region contains:
- a CDS encoding DUF2085 domain-containing protein, which yields MLLPLLLASAAVWTLAVIAAPLLDASFIYAAAALVCHQIPERTFQVAAGPVAVCARCLGLYVGGLAGLVAGGSWRIKAPHLTPAVARALLALCAIPTVLTLAAEWIAGWPVGNMTRFLTALPLGGGAALVVAAAIAAERRGAGARVM from the coding sequence ATGCTCCTGCCGCTGCTCCTCGCATCCGCCGCGGTCTGGACGCTCGCCGTCATCGCGGCGCCGCTGCTCGACGCGTCGTTCATCTACGCCGCCGCCGCGCTCGTCTGTCACCAGATTCCGGAAAGAACCTTTCAAGTCGCGGCCGGGCCGGTCGCCGTCTGCGCGCGCTGCCTCGGTTTGTACGTGGGCGGGCTCGCCGGTCTCGTTGCCGGCGGATCGTGGCGCATCAAGGCGCCGCACCTCACGCCGGCGGTGGCGCGCGCGCTGCTGGCGCTCTGCGCGATCCCGACGGTGCTGACGCTGGCGGCCGAATGGATTGCCGGATGGCCGGTGGGCAACATGACACGGTTTCTGACGGCGCTCCCGCTCGGCGGCGGCGCGGCGTTGGTCGTCGCCGCGGCAATCGCCGCGGAGCGCCGGGGGGCCGGCGCTCGGGTGATGTAG
- a CDS encoding carbohydrate kinase family protein has translation MKIVVTGSIAFDYLMSFPGKFTDHILPEHINRVSLSFLVDSMDKRRGGCAPNIAYTLALLGERPHLMATAGEDFGDYRRWLEAAGVDTSLVKEIAGKFTASFFCSTDAEHNQIASFYTGAMANAAELSFRTIDGCGLAIIAPNDPEAMLQYADECRALGVRFIFDPGQQCARLTGDELRHGLRGAEILICNDYEFELIREKTGLSDADLLSQVRVLVVTRGEKGATITAERQAVDVPAVAPEREADPTGVGDAYRGGFMKGLARRADYVTCARLGSVAATYALEHLGGSSHSYSWDDFRDRYERHFGPLRL, from the coding sequence ATGAAGATTGTCGTCACGGGTTCCATCGCGTTCGATTACCTGATGTCGTTCCCCGGGAAGTTCACCGACCACATCCTGCCGGAGCACATCAACCGGGTGAGCCTGTCGTTCCTCGTCGATTCCATGGACAAGCGGCGCGGCGGCTGTGCGCCGAACATCGCGTACACGCTCGCGCTGCTCGGCGAGCGGCCGCACCTGATGGCCACCGCGGGCGAGGATTTCGGCGACTACCGCCGCTGGCTGGAGGCCGCCGGCGTGGACACGTCGCTCGTGAAGGAAATCGCGGGGAAGTTCACCGCGTCGTTCTTCTGCTCGACCGATGCGGAGCACAACCAGATCGCCTCGTTCTACACCGGCGCCATGGCGAACGCCGCGGAGCTGTCGTTCCGCACGATCGACGGCTGCGGGCTCGCGATCATCGCGCCCAACGATCCCGAAGCGATGCTGCAGTACGCCGACGAGTGCCGCGCGCTGGGCGTCCGGTTCATCTTCGATCCCGGACAGCAGTGCGCCCGGCTCACCGGCGACGAGCTGAGGCACGGCCTGCGCGGCGCGGAGATCCTGATCTGCAACGACTACGAGTTCGAATTGATCCGCGAGAAAACGGGGCTCTCCGACGCCGACCTCCTGTCGCAGGTCCGGGTCCTCGTGGTCACGCGCGGCGAGAAGGGGGCGACGATTACCGCGGAACGGCAGGCCGTCGACGTGCCGGCCGTCGCACCCGAGCGCGAGGCGGATCCCACGGGGGTGGGCGATGCCTATCGCGGCGGCTTCATGAAGGGGCTCGCGCGCCGCGCGGACTACGTCACCTGCGCGCGGCTTGGATCGGTCGCCGCCACCTACGCGCTGGAACATCTCGGCGGCAGCAGCCACTCGTATTCGTGGGACGACTTCAGAGACCGGTACGAGCGGCACTTCGGCCCGCTCAGGCTGTGA
- the mtnP gene encoding S-methyl-5'-thioadenosine phosphorylase, protein MSDIQIGIIGGSGLYDMPELTDRDEVTLTTPFGDPSAPYVVGTLRGRRVAFLSRHGAGHRYMPTELNYRANIFGMKTLGVEFILSASAVGSLQERYVPQHLVIPDQFFDRTRGRVSTFFGNGLVAHVGFAHPICRALGEIAYESSVTAGATVHRGGTYVCMEGPQFSTLAESKLYRSWGMDIIGMTNLQEAKLAREAEICYATIALVTDYDCWHPDHDAVTVEMIVDNLVANARTAQRVIAEAVGRLPIARDCECAHALRYAIITRPEAVPERVKRDLAPIIGKYLS, encoded by the coding sequence ATGAGCGACATCCAGATTGGCATCATCGGCGGCTCCGGCCTGTACGACATGCCGGAGCTGACGGACCGGGACGAGGTGACGTTGACCACGCCGTTCGGCGACCCGTCGGCGCCGTACGTCGTCGGGACGCTGCGCGGGCGGCGCGTGGCGTTCCTGTCGCGGCACGGCGCGGGACACCGCTACATGCCGACCGAGTTGAACTACCGCGCGAACATCTTCGGCATGAAGACGCTCGGCGTGGAATTCATCCTGTCGGCGAGCGCGGTGGGCTCGCTGCAGGAACGGTACGTGCCGCAGCATCTGGTCATTCCCGACCAGTTCTTCGACCGCACCCGGGGGCGCGTCAGCACGTTTTTCGGCAACGGCCTGGTGGCGCACGTCGGGTTTGCCCATCCGATCTGCCGCGCGCTGGGGGAGATCGCGTACGAGAGCAGCGTGACGGCGGGCGCCACGGTGCATCGCGGCGGCACGTACGTCTGCATGGAGGGGCCGCAGTTCTCGACGCTCGCCGAGTCGAAGCTGTATCGCAGCTGGGGGATGGACATCATCGGCATGACCAACCTCCAGGAGGCGAAGCTCGCGCGGGAGGCGGAGATCTGCTACGCGACGATCGCGCTGGTGACCGATTACGACTGCTGGCACCCGGACCACGACGCGGTGACCGTCGAGATGATCGTGGACAACCTCGTCGCCAACGCCAGGACGGCGCAGCGCGTGATTGCCGAAGCCGTCGGGCGCCTCCCGATCGCGCGGGACTGCGAATGCGCGCATGCGCTGCGGTACGCCATCATCACCAGGCCTGAGGCGGTGCCCGAGCGCGTCAAGCGCGATCTGGCGCCGATCATCGGAAAATATCTTTCATGA
- a CDS encoding VWA domain-containing protein produces MRRLGLSFLAVLSVAAAAHAQLLPPVPALKDTVAQVPPPVFRSGAELVALSVAVLDRNQHFVRGLAATDFAVFEDGVQQDVSFFATSDVPLDLILLLDTSASMSDKMKSVHEAALGFLRTLRGQDRGAVVAFNDGVQVLQALTGDFPSLERAVRSTQPSGATALNNAIYVALKEFGRSARQSGEVRRQAIAVLSDGDDTCSLISFDDVLGEAKKSGVGIYTISLRMRLGPRQHGTFSTALYSMKTLAQETGALAFFPAAIEDLSGVYGKIADELEHQYAIGYSPKNGRADGRFRRVIVQVVSRPELRLRARTGYFAERARGSTAAANTASAPLPRR; encoded by the coding sequence GTGCGGCGACTGGGTCTCTCGTTTCTCGCGGTGCTGAGCGTCGCGGCTGCGGCGCACGCACAGCTGCTCCCGCCGGTCCCGGCGCTGAAAGACACTGTTGCGCAGGTGCCGCCGCCCGTCTTTCGCAGCGGCGCGGAGCTTGTCGCGCTCAGCGTCGCCGTGCTGGATCGCAACCAGCACTTCGTTCGGGGCCTGGCCGCCACCGACTTCGCCGTGTTCGAAGACGGCGTCCAGCAGGACGTCTCCTTCTTCGCGACCTCCGACGTCCCGCTCGATCTGATCCTCCTCCTCGACACCAGCGCGAGCATGAGCGACAAGATGAAATCGGTGCACGAGGCGGCCCTGGGCTTCCTGCGCACGTTGCGAGGGCAGGACCGCGGGGCCGTCGTCGCCTTCAACGATGGCGTGCAGGTTCTGCAGGCGCTCACCGGCGATTTCCCGAGCCTCGAACGCGCGGTCCGTTCGACGCAGCCGAGTGGAGCGACGGCGCTGAACAACGCGATCTACGTGGCCCTGAAGGAATTCGGCCGCTCCGCCCGTCAGTCCGGGGAGGTGCGCCGCCAGGCGATCGCGGTGCTCTCGGACGGCGACGACACCTGCAGCCTCATCTCGTTCGACGACGTGCTGGGCGAGGCGAAGAAGAGCGGGGTGGGCATCTACACGATCTCCTTGCGCATGCGCCTGGGCCCCAGGCAACACGGCACTTTTTCCACGGCGCTGTATTCGATGAAAACGCTGGCACAGGAGACCGGCGCGCTGGCATTCTTCCCCGCAGCGATCGAGGACCTGAGTGGCGTCTACGGAAAGATCGCCGACGAGCTCGAACACCAGTACGCGATCGGCTACTCGCCGAAGAACGGCCGGGCGGACGGCCGTTTTCGCCGCGTCATCGTGCAGGTGGTCTCGCGGCCCGAGCTGCGGCTGCGCGCCCGCACCGGGTACTTCGCGGAACGCGCGCGCGGGTCGACAGCCGCGGCGAACACGGCCAGCGCCCCACTGCCGCGGCGATAG
- the vanZ gene encoding VanZ family protein — protein MIWLPAVLWMAVIFTVSSIPDVGAMPGGFADSTLHGAEYLVLSALLVRAIARAEWRCVTWRTALAALAASTAYALTDEWHQSFVPGRASEWRDVVSDAAGSSVAAGGAWAWSIIRHFSRSRERRHGVHEPPPRA, from the coding sequence TTGATCTGGCTTCCCGCGGTGCTCTGGATGGCGGTGATCTTCACCGTCTCCTCCATTCCCGACGTCGGGGCGATGCCGGGCGGCTTCGCGGATTCGACGCTGCACGGGGCGGAGTACCTGGTGCTCTCGGCCCTCCTGGTGCGCGCGATCGCCCGCGCGGAATGGCGGTGCGTGACGTGGCGGACGGCGCTCGCCGCGCTGGCGGCGAGCACGGCGTACGCGCTCACCGACGAGTGGCACCAGTCCTTCGTGCCGGGGCGCGCGAGCGAGTGGCGCGACGTCGTCTCTGACGCGGCGGGCTCGTCGGTGGCCGCCGGAGGCGCGTGGGCGTGGAGTATAATCAGGCATTTTTCGCGATCTCGCGAGAGGCGTCATGGC